The nucleotide sequence GGTGTACCAATTCCATTCTATGTAATGGGATTGTTCGTATGCTTTGTTCAGGCTTTTGTATTTACTTTGCTTTCAATGGTCTACGTGGCATTCGCGATTGCACACGATCACTAAAAGGCAAATTTTTAAACCATAAGGAGTTCCACATGAAAAAAATGATCATCGCAGCTATCGCTATGTTCGCATCTTCTTCCGCTTTCGCTCAAGAAGCAGCTGTTGCAGTTACTGAAACTGTAGTTGCTAACTCTGACCGCGGTCTTGTTGCTATCGCAGCAGCTCTTGCAATCTCTATCTCTGTATTCGCAGGTGCAATGGCCCAAGGTAAAACTGCTTCCACAGCTTTGGAAGGTATCGCTCGTAACCCAGCGGCTTCTGGTAAGCTTTTGATCCCAATGATCTTGGGTCTAGCTCTTATCGAATCCCTAGTTATCTACGCTTTGATCATCGCTTTGGGCTTGAAATAATTCAGGCTTGATCTTTTGATCAAGAAGGCCGGTTCAATGGTCTTTAGAAACCCACAACTTTCATCGGTTGTGGGTTTTTTATTTTATGCTGATGAATTCTAGTACGCCGGCGTAAGCGACTTCTTCAGCCCGGTGCTTTCATACACTTTCACACCGTCCTTCTTTAACTCTTTCGCCTGATGGCAGACCGCCTTAAGCTCTGTTAGCAGTGCCTGATCCTGCGCCGTAAGAGTCTTTGCCAGATCCACGCAGTCTTCCAGAATCAAACGCAAAGCCTCCTGGGCCTTGAAGGACGTATTATAAACGTAGCGGTCACTTCGTTCGATGTCTTTGTGAGTAAAACCGTGAGGCTTGTGAGTCACATGGTAATTGCGCAGAAGTTTCTCGATGGTGGTTTCTTCAAGGCTAGCGGAGCGCTCAAAGAAAATCTGCATTTTCGCGTAAAGAACAAAGCTCTGGATCGTGCGTTTCTTGTGCTCCTCATCCCGATATCCTCCCAAGTTGCGAAAGGACTCTTTGGCGTCAAAGAAGTCCTCTTGCGCGTCTTCAGAATGCATCAGGTGCATGGATTCCCGGGTGTCATCTTCCATCAAACGAGCGCGATCAAACAGGTAGTGCGCAAACTCGTGAATCACCGTCCAGTCATCGACACTTTCAATGAGTAAAATCGTCGGCTTTTTCACCATGTAGGCATAGTTGGTTTCGGTCATGTACTGCCCGATTGCGCCTTCCGAAAACAGCTTGATAAACTTGGCAGGAATAAGGTCTTCAGTGGCGTAGGGAAGATACGGCACAGTGATGGGCAGAT is from Bdellovibrio bacteriovorus str. Tiberius and encodes:
- a CDS encoding ATP synthase F0 subunit C: MKKMIIAAIAMFASSSAFAQEAAVAVTETVVANSDRGLVAIAAALAISISVFAGAMAQGKTASTALEGIARNPAASGKLLIPMILGLALIESLVIYALIIALGLK